The DNA window GTTCGAGCAGGCGCGCAAGATGATGAAGTCGATGCTGGGCGGCAAGCGGATGCCCCGGATCCCGGGCATGCCGAACCTCCCCGGCCTGGGATAGGAGCGGGGGTTCGGGGGTCCAAGGAGCGAGCGCGGATGCGCGAGCGTGGCCCCCGAGTCAGGAGGAGAGATGGCGGTACGGATCAGGCTGCGGCGGATGGGGAAGACCAAGCGGCCCTTCTACCGCGTCGTCGTCGCGGACCAGCGAAGTCCTCGTGACGGCCGGTTCCTCGAGAACATCGGCAGGTATCACCCGCTCGACGATCCCTCGATCATCGAGATCGACGAGGAACGGGCCCTGCACTGGCT is part of the Actinomycetota bacterium genome and encodes:
- the rpsP gene encoding 30S ribosomal protein S16, with the translated sequence MAPESGGEMAVRIRLRRMGKTKRPFYRVVVADQRSPRDGRFLENIGRYHPLDDPSIIEIDEERALHWLRVGAQPSNTVKVLMTKTGIWEKFAGSKGEGTTEKGTKAAAKAS